In Paraburkholderia phenazinium, the following are encoded in one genomic region:
- a CDS encoding ABC transporter permease: MSETAIPLHGKSGESAEAAERDGHPVAALAALRRRERLRAVAWHLAPWLLPALLFGLWSIGCERGWIAPQILPPPERVYETFVDLARSGDLLHNTLVSLQRVLVGFGIGTVLGFAIGAALGLSPTLEAYVLPSFNAVVQVPVLGWLPFLLLLVGVGEPLKYILIAHAALVPVTLSTLQGFRQTPAALDEVARVFAYNRWQRIAYIVLPAAVPTLATGVRLAFTKAWLALVVVELVASSEGLGYLIVYGRQLFQLDLVMAAVVVVGAIGLTMNRLLDALEARLRRGQPSAFRE, encoded by the coding sequence ATGAGCGAAACCGCGATCCCGCTTCACGGCAAAAGCGGTGAATCTGCCGAAGCCGCTGAGCGCGACGGCCACCCTGTCGCCGCACTCGCAGCGCTACGCAGGCGCGAACGTCTGCGTGCCGTGGCCTGGCACCTTGCGCCGTGGCTGCTGCCGGCGCTGCTGTTCGGACTATGGAGCATCGGCTGCGAGCGCGGCTGGATCGCACCGCAGATCTTGCCGCCGCCCGAGCGCGTCTACGAGACCTTCGTGGATCTGGCGCGCAGCGGCGACCTCCTGCATAACACGCTGGTCAGCCTGCAACGGGTGCTGGTGGGTTTCGGCATCGGGACAGTACTGGGTTTCGCGATCGGCGCCGCGCTTGGGCTATCGCCCACCCTGGAAGCGTACGTGCTGCCGAGTTTCAACGCGGTCGTCCAGGTCCCCGTGCTGGGCTGGTTGCCGTTTCTGCTCTTGCTGGTGGGCGTCGGCGAGCCGCTCAAGTACATCCTGATCGCGCATGCGGCGCTGGTGCCGGTCACGCTCAGCACGCTACAGGGCTTTCGCCAGACGCCCGCCGCACTCGACGAAGTGGCGCGCGTCTTCGCCTATAACCGCTGGCAACGTATCGCCTATATCGTGCTGCCCGCCGCCGTGCCGACACTAGCCACCGGCGTGCGGCTCGCCTTCACCAAGGCGTGGCTTGCACTGGTGGTGGTGGAGCTGGTGGCGTCGTCGGAAGGACTCGGCTATCTGATCGTCTACGGACGGCAACTGTTCCAGCTCGATCTGGTGATGGCTGCGGTGGTCGTGGTCGGCGCCATCGGTCTGACGATGAACCGGCTGCTCGATGCGCTCGAAGCGCGTCTGCGTCGCGGACAGCCGTCCGCGTTTCGTGAGTGA
- a CDS encoding ABC transporter substrate-binding protein translates to MRYLRLLKSVLAAATLSIAALHAYADKPTVIRIGVAEQGTGDPPTFGGSPAATVQIQQLLEKEFAADGIKVEWLFFKGAGPAVNEAIADKSLDFAFQGDLPAVLARANGLKTRILLESGVRVGVKVAVPSDSDIHSIKDLKDRRVSIFRGTNLQLVADNALAANRLDERDLHVINLDTASALAALASKGIDASFSDYHLYKLRDQGLVRIVYESQNDGPQFTRQSHLLVVDDFDRAHPDIVQRVVTTFVKGALWSSDEANRDALFKLWARTGVPYASWQAEFANQPLKSRNSPLIDPFIVARYKTVAQNALNLKLIRQPIDVDTWFEPSYLDNALRTLQLDHYWTRYDAAGKPLS, encoded by the coding sequence ATGCGATATCTTCGTTTGCTCAAGTCAGTCCTGGCGGCCGCCACGTTGTCGATAGCGGCCCTGCATGCGTATGCCGACAAGCCCACGGTCATCCGGATCGGCGTGGCGGAACAGGGCACGGGCGATCCACCGACCTTCGGCGGTTCGCCGGCGGCCACGGTGCAGATCCAGCAACTGCTCGAGAAGGAGTTCGCTGCCGACGGCATCAAGGTCGAGTGGCTGTTCTTCAAAGGTGCGGGACCTGCGGTCAACGAGGCGATCGCCGACAAGTCGCTCGACTTCGCCTTCCAGGGCGATTTGCCCGCCGTGCTGGCACGCGCCAATGGTCTGAAGACACGCATCCTGCTCGAGTCGGGCGTGCGGGTGGGCGTGAAAGTGGCCGTGCCCTCCGACTCCGACATCCACTCGATCAAGGATCTCAAGGACCGCCGCGTTTCGATCTTTCGCGGCACCAACCTGCAACTCGTCGCCGACAACGCGCTCGCCGCCAATCGCCTCGACGAGCGCGACCTGCACGTGATCAACCTCGACACCGCCAGCGCGCTTGCAGCACTCGCCTCCAAAGGCATCGACGCCTCGTTCAGCGACTATCACCTCTACAAGCTGCGCGATCAGGGTCTGGTCAGAATCGTCTACGAGTCGCAAAACGACGGACCGCAGTTCACGCGGCAATCGCATCTGCTCGTGGTCGACGATTTCGACCGCGCGCATCCGGACATCGTGCAGCGTGTCGTAACCACCTTCGTCAAAGGCGCGCTGTGGTCCTCCGATGAAGCGAACCGCGACGCCCTGTTCAAGCTGTGGGCGAGGACCGGTGTTCCGTACGCGTCGTGGCAGGCCGAGTTTGCGAATCAGCCGTTGAAATCGCGCAATTCGCCGCTCATCGATCCGTTCATCGTCGCCCGCTACAAGACGGTCGCGCAGAATGCGCTCAACCTCAAACTGATCCGCCAGCCCATCGACGTCGACACCTGGTTCGAGCCCAGCTATCTGGACAATGCCCTGCGCACGCTGCAGCTCGATCACTACTGGACGCGCTACGACGCGGCAGGCAAGCCGCTCAGCTAA